A window from Verrucomicrobiota bacterium encodes these proteins:
- a CDS encoding ThuA domain-containing protein — MNRFLSALVLSAVAAATSNAAPLKALIIDGQNNHDWKNTTPVIRRILETTGRFTVEVATSPAKGGEMAGFKPRFAGNDVLVSNYNGEPWSEETQKAFVEYVRGGGGFVTVHAANNSFPDWPEYNAMIGVGGWGGRTEKSGPYIRLRDGKFVNDTTAGRGGSHGKQHDFLVEVRDSTHPITAGLPTKWMHVKDELYDRLRGPAANVTVLATAFADPAQGGSGEHEPMLMVIPFGKGRVFHTTLGHGVDALKCVGAASTLARGAEWAATGKVTLKPLENFPTAEKTSKLD; from the coding sequence ATGAACCGATTCCTCTCCGCGCTGGTGCTGTCAGCCGTTGCCGCCGCGACTTCCAACGCGGCCCCGCTCAAGGCGCTGATCATTGACGGACAGAACAATCACGACTGGAAAAACACCACGCCCGTCATCCGGCGCATTTTGGAGACGACCGGTCGGTTCACGGTCGAGGTCGCGACGAGCCCGGCGAAGGGAGGCGAGATGGCGGGCTTCAAGCCGCGGTTCGCGGGGAACGACGTGCTTGTGTCCAATTACAACGGCGAGCCGTGGAGCGAGGAGACCCAAAAGGCGTTCGTCGAATACGTCCGCGGCGGAGGCGGATTTGTGACCGTGCACGCGGCGAACAACTCCTTCCCCGATTGGCCCGAATACAACGCGATGATCGGCGTCGGCGGCTGGGGCGGGCGCACCGAGAAGAGCGGTCCTTACATCCGGCTGCGCGACGGCAAGTTCGTGAACGACACCACGGCCGGTCGCGGCGGAAGCCACGGCAAGCAGCATGACTTCCTGGTCGAGGTGCGCGACTCCACGCATCCGATCACCGCCGGACTGCCGACCAAGTGGATGCACGTGAAGGATGAACTTTACGACCGCCTCCGCGGTCCCGCGGCAAACGTAACGGTGCTCGCGACCGCGTTCGCCGACCCCGCGCAAGGCGGCTCCGGCGAGCACGAGCCGATGCTCATGGTCATCCCGTTCGGCAAGGGCCGCGTGTTCCACACCACGCTCGGCCACGGCGTGGACGCGCTCAAGTGCGTCGGCGCCGCGAGCACGCTCGCGCGAGGCGCGGAGTGGGCGGCGACGGGCAAGGTCACGCTGAAGCCGCTCGAGAATTTCCCGACCGCCGAGAAAACGAGCAAGCTCGACTGA